The Pseudomonas protegens genome contains the following window.
GCGCAGGGTGATGGATGAGGCCAGGCGCGGATCGAAGAAGCGGCAGCCGCTGGAACCCAGCACGCCGTAGAAGGCGTTCATGATGATCTTCAACGCCTGGGACAGCGGCGCGTTGTGCTCGCGCTTGGCTACCTCGCGGCCCTCGGCGACCCGGGTCACGATCGAGGGCAGGCAATGCCGGGTGCGGGAGAAGCGCGCGCCGCGAAAGCCCGCCACCGAATGCTGTTCATCGGGCTGGCGCAGCCCTTCCACCAGGCCCACCGGATCGATCAGGAAACTGCGGATGATCGAGGGGTACAGGCTCTTGTAGTCCAGCACCAGCACCGACTCGTAGAGCCCGGGCCGCGAATCCATGACAAAGCCGCCGGGGCTGGCCTGGGGCGGCAGCTCGCCGAGGTTGGGCGCGACAAAACCCTGGCGGTGCATCAGCGGCATGTACAGGTGGGTAAAGGCCGCCACCGAACCGCCGCTGCGGTCGGCGGGCAGCCCGGTAACCGTGGCCCGCTCCAGGAGGAAGGTCAGCAGCTCGGTCTTGGCGAAGATCCGCGTTACCAGCTCGCAGTCCTTGAGGTTGTAGCGGGCCAGGGCCGGCTTGTCCTCGGCGAACATGCGGTTGATTTCGTCCATGCGCTGGTAGGGATTGTCGATGGACTTGCCCTCCCCCAGCAACGTCTGGGCGACGTTTTCCAGGCTGAAGGATGGAAAGCTCCAGGTCGCCGAACGCAACGCCTCGATGCCATCGATGATCAAGCGGCCGGCGGCCGAGGCGAAGTAGTGAGTGCGGCTGCCGTGCTCGCGCCACTGCATTTCCTCGCCGCCCCGCCCCAGGCGCAGGGGCACCGCCAGGCGCCGGGCATGTTCGTGGAGCACCCGCAGGTCGAACTGCACCAGGTTCCAGCCGATGATCGCGTCGGGGTCGTGCTCGGCCAGCCACTGGTTGAGTTGCTCCAGCAACTGCTCGCGGCTGGCGCAGAACTCCAGGTCGAAGTCCACCGCGCTGTCGTCCTCCCGGGCCTTGCCAAGCATGTACACCTGGCGCTGGCCGCAGCCTTCAAGAGCGATGGAATAGAGCTCGCCACGCTCGCTGGTTTCGATGTCCAGGGACACCAGCTTGAGGGTTGGCCGATAGTCCGGCGCCGGCTTCATCTGCGCTTCCAGCAACAGGCCGTCGGGCCCTGGCTGGCCGCCAAAAGACACCGGCGCGGTGATGAAACGCTCCATCAGGTAGCGCTCGGGCGGCCGCACATCGGCCTCGAACACCTCGACGCCGGCGCGGCGCAGGGTCTTGTCCAGGCGCATCAGCTGATTGTGCTGCGGGCAGTACATCCCCAGCACCGGACGCTGGTGGAAGTCCCGCAGTTGCAGCGGGCGCAGCTCGACATCCGGGTCGTCGGCCAGCAGGCGCTCGGCATGAGCACGCTGCACCGCCGGGACAAAGGCCACGGAGGTCTGCAACGGCAAGCGGATACGGCGTGGCCCCTGATCGGTGGCCAGCCAGAATTCGACTTCCGTGCCCGCCGGCGTATCGCGCCAGTGCCGGGTCAGGACGAAGCCTTGTTGTACATCCACCGCTGCAACCTCAGGAACATTTCAAGGCGCCGATTCTACCTGCCCTGACCGTCGATGGGGTGTCTGGATGATGGCTTTGCGGCTTTTGTCAGACAATATGTAGTGCTTGAAAATTTTCACTACAAAACCGTTGACGCGAAGATTTCGCCCTTGCATGATGCAGACGTCTCCCCGATCGGGGGACGAGGCAAAGGTGTTATGAGCAAGCTCGTCTGACCGCCGAGCTGTGACCCGGATGTGTACTGCCCACAAGGCAGATTGATGAAACTGACCTGGCATTGATCGTCCAGAACAAGGACAGCAAGCTAGCGAAAACTCTTCAAGATGCTTGTGGCCGATGCTGGAAATATCGGCAGCTTCATCCAGGTTTGCGCTGCTTCTCTTCGTTGTGACGCTATTGCGTAGCAGTTAATCAAGGCAACTACACGCATCAGGCTCTGGGCCTTATCTGTATCCGACAGACACCCTCTGTCGCCCTGTTTCCGGTATCAGGGTTCAACTTACCGACGTAGCAAGATGAATTAGCGAATCAACTTAGATAGATCGATAAATGGTCAAGGGGGCTACAAATGAATCTTAATAATCAACCCACTATTGATGAATTGGCACGCATGTTCGCCGCACAGAAAGACAGCCACGACAGCCACATCCTGTGGGTTGCCAAGTCGGGCCAAGTGCACATCGACTGCCTGTCGCCCCATAGCCATGAAGCAGAGTTCGACCAGAACAACCAGGAGCTGGCGGCCCGCCTGAAGATGTACCGCCGCGGCCAGGGCTACGTCGGCAAGAAAGCCGCCGCCGACAAGGACTTCATCGGCCGGGTCCTGGAGACCCTGAAAGCCGAATGGCAATCGCTGCGGGACAAGTCGGAAGTTCGGGTTATTGATCGGTTTTGTTGAGCAGTGCGGTCAATACGTTAATGAATAAATAACTAGTGGCTGCAATATAAAAAAGGGCGCTCTTGAAGGGCGCCCTTTTTATTCATTCCAACTTGCCAGCGAAGGTGATCTTCAGGACGCCTTCGCCGGCAAGTTGGCTCCTACAGCTCAGAACGCAAAACACGAACACCCAAACGCCCCCCAGAACCCCTGGAAGTCACTCACCGGCACATTCGACAGCCGCGCCTTCTGGTGCCCGTGGGCATGCACCGCGCAGGGTCCGCTGCACTGATGCACCTGGTTCTGCAGCGGTGCGTTGGGCTTCCAGTGCCCCGGCACCTTGGCCACCGGCGACCAGTCCGGGGTCACCGGCAGGCTCGGTGGAGCCAGTTTGACGAAGTCGCCAGCGGCGTGGACCACCTTGCCGTCCACCACGGTGAGCAGGGATTCGATCCACTTGATCGCCTCTTCCTCGACGCTGAAGTAGTCCGCCGACAGGGCCACCAGGTCCGCCAGTTGCCCGACCCTGATCTGGCCCTTCTTGCCCTGCTCCGAGGAGAACCAGGCGCTGCCGTGGGTGTAGAGCTCCAGCGCGGTGTCGCGGCTCAAGCCCTGGGGGTACAGCTCTATTCCGCCGACCGTGCGACCACTGACCATCCAGTACAGCGAGGTCCAGGGGTTGTAGCTGGACACCCGGGTGGCGTCGGTGCCGGCGCCCACCGGGACGCCTTCGGCGAGCATGCGCTGGATCGGCGGGGTCATCTCGGCGGCCTTGGCGCCGTAGCGCTCGACGAAGTATTCGCCCTGGAAGGCCATGCGGTCCTGGATCGCGATGCCGCCGCCCAGGGCCCTGACCCGCTCGATGTTTTTCGGGCTGATGGTTTCCGCGTGATCGAAGAACCACGGCAGGCCGTTGAAGGGAATGTTGCGGTCGACCTTCTCGAACACGTCGAGCATCCGCGAGATGGATTCGTCGTAGGTGGCGTGCAGGCGGAACGGCCAGCGCTGCTCCACCAGGTGGCGCACCACCGGCTCCAGCTCCTGTTCCATGGTCTGCGGCAGGTCGGGGCGCGGTTCGAGGAAGTCCTCGAAGTCGGCGGCGGAAAACACCAGCATCTCCCCTGCCCCGTTGTGCCGCAGGAAGTCGTCGCCCTGGCCGTAGGTGACGCTGGAGGTCCAGTGCTTGAAGTCCGCCAGTTCTTCCTTGGGCTTCTGGGTGAACAGGTTGTAGGCGATGCGCACGGTCAATTGCTGCTGGGCCGCCAGCTGGTTGATCACCTGATAGTCGTCGGGGTAGTTCTGGAAGCCGCCGCCGGCATCGATGGCGCTGGTCACCCCCAGGCGATTGAGCTCGCGCATGAACTGACGGGTCGAGTTGACCTGGTATTCCAATGGCAGCTTGGGCCCCTTGGCCAGGGTCGCGTAGAGGATCATGGCGTTGGGCCGGGCGATCAGCATGCCCGTGGGGTTGCCGTTACCATCGCGAACAATCTCGCCCCCCGGCGGGTTCGGCGTGTTGCGGTCGTAGCCCACCACCCGCAGCGCGGCACGGTTGAGCAAGGCGCGGTCATACAGGTGCAGGACGAACACCGGGGTGTCCGGCGCCGCCTGGTTCAGTTCTTCCAGGGTCGGCATGCGTTTCTCGGCGAACTGGAATTCGTTCCAGCCACCCACCACCCGCACCCACTGCGGCGCCGGGGTGCGCAGGGCCTGTTCCTTGAGCAGGCGCAGGGCATCGGCCAGGGACGGCACGCCTTCCCAGCGCAGTTCCAGGTTGTAATTGAGGCCGCCGCGGATCAGGTGCAGGTGCGAGTCGTTGAGCCCGGGGATCACCGTGCGTCCCATCAGGTCGATGACCTGGGTGCCGGCGCCGCGCAGGGCCATGGCCTGGGCGTCGTTGCCCACGGCGATGAAGCGCCCGTCCTTGATCGCCACCGCGCTGGCCCGGGGCTTGGCCCGGTCCACGGTGTGCAGGCGGCCGTTGAACAGAATCAGGTCGGCAATTGCTTGGGGTTGCATGGCATTGCTCCAGATGAAAGTCGTGGGGAATCAGGTCGCGCTGCGCGGTTGCAGCCAGCGGCGAAACAGACGCGTGACCCGGGGCATGAAGACGTAGACCACCAGCAGCACGATGCTCAGGGTGATCAGCACCGTGGCCGGCACATAGCCGCCGAGCCAGGGCAGTTGGGCAAACACCGGTTTCCATAACTGCGGCACCAGGAAGCTCAGCGGCAGGATCACCAGGAAGGTCACGCAGGCCTGCTTCCAGCGCGGTGGCGGAGTCGGTGCGGCGCTGTCCTGGGGGGTGAACCAGAATTCGCGCTCGGCGTTGATTTCGGTCTGGTCGCCGTCGGCCAGCAGGTGCTGGGCCTGTTGCACCAGCTCACGGCGGTCGGCGGAATCCAGCCAGTGCTGCAACTGTTCGGTGCTGGCAAAGCGCAGCACGCTGGTGAACAGCCCCAGACCGCCGCTGTGGCCGCGGACCACATCAATGCCCAGGTGCCCCGGGTAGCTGCGGGCCTTGGCGATGATCTGCCGCAACCAGGTTTCATAGGCCTGTTCCTGGCCCTGCTTGATCCGGTGGCGCACCAGCAGGGTCACCACACCGTCGGTGAGTTCGATGTTCATCAGAAGGCTCCAGGGTCCGGGAGGAGATGGCATCGGGCGCAGCCCGGCTGCACCCGCGCTTCACAGTTAAGCTCAAGGTTGCTGGATGAACCTCAGCAGATCCTGGTTGAGCCGCTCCTTGTGGGTGTCGGTCAAGCCATGGGGCGCACCGGGATAGACCAGCAGTCGGGCGTTGGCGATCAGCTTGGCCGAAGCCCGGCCCGCCGCATCGATGGGCACGATCTGATCATCGTCGCCATGCACCACCAGGGTCGGAATGTCGAAGCGCTTCAGGTCTTCGGTAAAGTCGGTTTCGGAGAAGGCCTTGATGCAGTCGTAGGCATTCTTGTGCCCGGCCTGCATGCCCTGCAGCCAGAAGCTGTCGATCATGCCCTGGGACACCTTGGCCCCCGGACGGTTGAAGCCGAAGAACGGGCCGCTGGCAATGTCCTTGTACAGCTGCGAACGGTCGGCCACGGCGCCGGCGCGGATGCCGTCGAACACCTCGAGCGGCAGGCCTCCGGGGTTGGCCTCGGTCTTGAGCATCAGCGGCGGCACCGCCGAGATCAGCCCGGCCTTGGCCAGGCGCCCGGTGCCGTGGCGGCCAATGTAGCGCGCCACTTCGCCACCGCCGGTGGAGAACCCCAGGAGCACCGCGTCCTGCAGGTCCAGGTGCTCGATCAGTTGCGCCAGGTCATCGGCGTAGGTGTCCATGTCATTGCCGTGCCAGGGTTGGCTGGAGCGACCGTGACCTCGCCGGTCATGGGCGATGACGCGGTAGCCGTGGTCGGCCAGGAACAGCATCTGCGATTCCCAGCTGTCGGCGCTCAGGGGCCAACCATGGCTGAAGACCACGGGCTGACCGCTGCCCCAGTCCTTGTAATAGAGTTCAGTGCCGTCGCGAGTGATGAAGGTGCTCATGTCAGATGTCCTTATGTTCGAGAGATCAACACCGGACACCGACGGCATCCGGTACATCAGGTCCTGCTCCAGGCGCCGGCGAAGTCGCCCTCGCCGGCAAGCCGCTTCCTAGAGCTGACGTTGCGGCGCCTTGTGCACCATGCTGTAGGCATAGTCCACGCCCATGCCGTAGGCGCCGCTGTGCTCCAGCACCAGGCCCATCACCGCGTCGTAGGTGTCCTTGTGCGCCCAGTCACGCTGGTATTCCAGCAACACCTGCTGCCAGGTCACCGGCACCGCGCCAGCCTGGATCATCCGCTGCACGGCCATGTCATGGGCCTCCTGGCTGGTGCCACCGGAAGCATCGGTAACGATGTACACCTCATAACCCTCGGCCAGGGCTTCCAGGGCCGGGAAGGTCAGGCAGACCTCGGTCCACAGCGCCGCCATCACCAGTTTCTTGCGCCCGGTGGCCTTCACCGCTTCCACCAGCTTGCGGTCTTCCCAGGAGTTCATCGAGGTGCGTTCGATGGGTTGCTGGCCGGGGAACACCGCCAGCAGTTCCGGCCAGATGTAGCCGCTGAAGCTTTGGGTCTCCACCGAGGTGAGGATGCTCGGCACGTTGAAGATCTTGGCCGCCTTGGCCAGGGCCACGGTGTTGTTCTTCAGGGTCTGGCGATCGATCGATTGCACACCGAAGGCCATCTGCGGCTGGTGGTCGATGAGGATCAGGGCGGAGTTGGCTGGGTTGAGCAATTCACGAATGGACATGGCGCGTTCCTTTTGCAGTCAGAGAGTGAGGGTCGAACATGACCGGCTGATGGCGCTGCTTGCGCCCCGTTGCGTCCGGCTTGGTGGCTAATTTAGGTCCTGGTCGAAATCGGAACAATTCCCTAAAATCGGGAATCATTGATTCCAAATAAGGGACAATCATGGACCGCATCCAATGCATGCGCGCTTTCGTCGTCACCGTTGATGAGAATGGCTTTGCCGCCGCCGCCCGGGCCATGGACGTGCCCCGCTCCAAGGTCAGCAAACAGATCCAGGCCCTGGAAGAGGCCATTGGCGTGCAGCTGCTGCAGCGCACCACCCGCAGCCTGCACCTGACCGAAGCCGGCGCTGAGTACTACGAAAACGCCCGGGAGGTGCTGGCGGCCCTGGACGAGGCCGAACAACGGGCCCGGGACGGCATCGCCGAATTGCGCGGCGTGTTGCGGGTCAACGCGCCGATGTCCTTCGGCCTGCGCCGGCTCGGACCGCTGGTGCCGCTGTTCCATGAACAGCACCCGCTGATCGAACTGCAACTGGTGCTCAGCGACCAGCAGGTGGATCCGGTGCGCGGCGGTTTCGACGTCACCCTGCGCATCGCCAGCCTGCCGGATTCGTCGATGGTGGCCCGGCAGCTGGCGCCGGCGCCGCGGATCATGGTGGCCTCCCCCGCCTACCTGGCCCGAGCCGGCACTCCCCTACAGCCCAAGGACCTCAGCAGCCACCAGTGCCTCAACTACGGCTACCTGCAAAGCGGCGTCAGCCTGCAACTGAGCAACGGCAGCGACACCCAGCGGGTGCACGTCACCGGGCCGCTGCACGCCAACAACGGCGACCTGCTGGCCCAGGCCGCCGAGGCCGGCATGGGCATCGCCCTGCTGCCGGACTTCATCGTCGAGGAAGCACTGGCAGCCGGACGCCTGGTGCCGGTGCTGTGTGAATGGCAAGCGCCGCCCATCAGCGTCAACGTGGTCTACCCCTCGGCGCGGCGGGTGCCGCAGAAGACTCGGGTGTTTATCGATTTTCTGGTGGGGCACCTGACGAAAAAAATCTCAGATTGATCATCTTTTATCTTCACGTTTGGCCTGTGGCGGCCGAAATCGATGGAAGCGATTTCTATCTCAACTAATTGGCTACAAGAACGTTTTTTCTCGGTATCGGGTTCAACATCAAAGCAAGGAAGACGCGAATGGCAATAATCAACGGGACAAACGGTGCTGACACGCTGACGGGTACCGATGGGTATGACGAAATCAACGCTCTGGGCGGGAACGATGTCATCAAGGGGAGTCCCGGAGCAGACAAGATCGATGGTGGCGCCGGTTTCGACACGATTGACTACTCGGCCTCGTCCGCCGGAGTGAACGTGGAAGTGCGTTTCGGCACCGGACCGGCTGGCAAGGGCGGAGATGCTGAAGGCTCCACACTGACCAGCATCGAGAACGTCATCGGCTCGGCATTCAATGACATCCTCACCTCCGGCCCGGATCACACCGCCACCGCCATCCGCCTGGAAGGTGGCGCAGGTGACGATATCTATTACATCAACACCAGCGTCACGCCGACCATCGTCGAGCAGGCCGGGGGCGGAAATGACGAAGTGCGGGTGTCGGTAATCAACCCGAGCGGCACCATCCTCGCAGCCAACATTGAGCGCCTGACCTACATCGGCAGCCAGAACTTCATCGGTTACGGCAACGACAGTGACAACATCATCACCGGCGGCTCGGGCAACGACACGCTGTACGGCGGCGCAGGTGCTGATCAGTTCTTCGGCGGTGCGGGCCTGGATATTGCCGGTTACACCGATAGCAAGGCCGGCGTGACGGTCAATCTGAAAACCGGCGTGAACACCGGCATCGCCGCTGGCGACACCTACACCGACATCGAGACGATCAAGGGTTCGAACTATAACGACACGTTTGTCGGCAACGGCCTGGGCATGAACTTCGATGGCGGCGCTGGCGTGGACACCGTCGACTACTCGACCTCGTCTGCCGGAGTGAACGTGGAGGTGCGTTTCGGCACCGGAGCGGCTGGCAAAGGCGGAGACGCCGAAGGCACTACCCTCACCAGCATCGAAAACGTCATCGGTTCGGCATTCAATGACATCCTCACCTCCGGCCCGGATCACACCGCCACCGCCATCCGCCTAGAAGGTGGCGCAGGTGACGATATCTATTACATCAACACCAGCGTCACGCCAACCATCGTCGAGCAGGCCGGGGGCGGCAATGACGAAGTGCGGGTGTCGGTAATCAACCCGAGCGGCACCATCCTCGCGGCCAACGTTGAGCGCCTGACCTACATCGGCAGCCAGAACTTCATCGGTTACGGCAACGACAGCGACAACATCATCACCGGCGGTTCAGGCAATGATACGCTGTACGGCGGCGCAGGTGCTGATCAGTTCTTCGGCGGCGCGGGCCTGGATATTGCCGGTTACACCGATAGCAAGGCCGGCGTGACGGTCAATCTGAAAACCGGCGTGAACACCGGCATCGCCGCTGGCGACACCTACACCGACATCGAGACGATCAAGGGTTCGAACTATAACGACACGTTTGTCGGCAACGGCCTGGGCATGAACTTCGATGGCGGCGCTGGTGTGGACACCGTCGACTACTCGACCTCGTCTGCCGGGGTCAACGTGGAGGTGCGTTTCGGCACCGGAGCGGCTGGCAAAGGCGGAGACGCTGAAGGCACTACTCTGACCAGCATCGAGAACGTCATCGGCTCGGCATTCAATGACATCCTCACCTCCGGCTCGGATCACACCGCCACCGCCATCCGCCTGGAAGGCGGTGCGGGCGACGATATCTACTACATCAGCAACGGAATCACACCGACCATCGTCGAACAGGCCGGTGGTGGCAATGATGAGATGCGCGTGACAGTGGTCAACCCAAGTCATACCTACATGGCAGCCAATATTGAACGCCTGACCTTTATCGGCAATGGCGCCTTCACCGGCTGGGGCAACGATCTCGACAACATCATCACCGGTGGCTCAGGCAACGACACGCTCTACGGCGGCGCGGGAGCCGACCAGTTCTTCGGTGGCGCAGGTTACGACACGGTGGGGTACCTCGATAGCAAAGTGAGCATGACCCTCAACCTCAAGACTGGCGTGCACTCCGGCATAGCGGCAGGTGACACCTACACCGACATCGAAGCAATCAGGGGCTCCAATCTGAATGACATCTTCTATGGGGGAACTTCCGCCATGGGGCTGGATGGTGCTGCCGGGCAGGATCTGGTCAGCTACGAGCTGTCGGACAGTGCCGTGACCATCGACCTGTATACAGGAGTCAACACCGGGGACGCGCAGGGTGACACCTACACCAACATCGAAATTGTCCAGGGCAGCAACTTCAACGACACGCTATCGGGCTCGCGCTTGAGTGACATTTTGATTGGCGGCAAGGGTGCGGATCTGATTGATGGTCGTGAAGGCCAGGACAGTGTCTGGTATGTCACCAGCACCACAGGCGTCACGATCAATCTGCAGACCAACGTGAACCAGGGTGGTGATGCCGAGGGTGATGTGCTGCGCAACATCGAGCGTGTGGTGGGCAGTCACTACAACGACAGCCTGACAGGTGATGCCAGCGTTAACTATCTGGAAGGCGGGCTGGGCGATGACGTCCTGTACGGTGGTGACGGCAACGATTATCTGTACGGCGGACTGATTTCGCAGATCGGTCCTTTCAGCCTCGACGGCCTGACCAACGGGCCGCAGGCCGATACGTTGTATGGCGGTAATGGGAACGACACCATTGTCACGGCAAGCAACGATCAGGGCAGTCGGGCCTACGGTGAAGCGGGGGGCGATGTGATCACCGTTGTACACGGCATGGCCGACGGTGGTGAAGGCAATGACCTGCTGACGGGCACCGGCCTGGGCTTTTCACTGTTTGGCGGCGCGGGTGATGACAAGCTGGTCTTGCGCGCCAGTGGCTGGGCCAATGGCGGCGAGGGTGACGATACCTACACGATCGATACGCGGGCATTGGTCACCATTCAGGACGACGGTGTCAGCCGTGGCGACAAGCTGGTGCTGTCAACCCTTTACAGCAACGACTTGCTGGCGGACCGGGTCGGCGATGATCTCTACCTGCACCAGTCGCGCGTTGCGAGTGGCCAGACTCCACAGGAAGGCGTGTGCCTGAAGGGCTGGTTCGCCGGTTATGACACCATCGAGCAAATCCAGACAGCTGATGGACAACTCATCAATCTTCCGGCCAACAGTGATGCATTTGCCTTGTTCGGCTGAGCACCTGACCTCTTCAACCCGTTGAGCTAGTCAGCGAAAAGGGATGAGTTCAGTCATGGACTCATCCCTTTTTCATGCCTGATGAAAAGTCCGACTCAGGATCGTTACATAAACCGGCCCGCGGGTGACACCTAAACTCTGTAGATACCTCTGATAACCGCGTGGCTCCCCCATGAAAATCTCTCCCCAACTGGCCGCCTCCAGCCTCCTCGGCGCCCTCGCCTACCTGGGCCTGGCGATCTGGGGCCTGGGCGGTTTCGCGGCCTTCTTCGGCCATCCCCAGTTGACCCTGATCGCCCTCGCCACCCTGCTGATGGTGGTCGCCTCGCTGTCCAGCGAAGTCAACCTGAGCAGCGGCGTGCGGGAAGATCAGGGCAACCGCTGGGTGCTGCCGGTGTTCGGGGTGATCGGCCTGTTGAGCGGCTTTGTCCCGGCCTACAGCGACCGCATGGATTTCTGCACCTTCGGCGGCGAAGGCCTGCGCTGGCTCGGGGCCTTGCTGTTCATCCTCGGCGGGGTGCTGCGCCTGTGGCCGGTGTTCATCCTCGGCCGACGCTTCAGCGGCCTGGTGGCGATCCAGCCCGGCCACCAGTTGGT
Protein-coding sequences here:
- a CDS encoding DNA polymerase II — encoded protein: MDVQQGFVLTRHWRDTPAGTEVEFWLATDQGPRRIRLPLQTSVAFVPAVQRAHAERLLADDPDVELRPLQLRDFHQRPVLGMYCPQHNQLMRLDKTLRRAGVEVFEADVRPPERYLMERFITAPVSFGGQPGPDGLLLEAQMKPAPDYRPTLKLVSLDIETSERGELYSIALEGCGQRQVYMLGKAREDDSAVDFDLEFCASREQLLEQLNQWLAEHDPDAIIGWNLVQFDLRVLHEHARRLAVPLRLGRGGEEMQWREHGSRTHYFASAAGRLIIDGIEALRSATWSFPSFSLENVAQTLLGEGKSIDNPYQRMDEINRMFAEDKPALARYNLKDCELVTRIFAKTELLTFLLERATVTGLPADRSGGSVAAFTHLYMPLMHRQGFVAPNLGELPPQASPGGFVMDSRPGLYESVLVLDYKSLYPSIIRSFLIDPVGLVEGLRQPDEQHSVAGFRGARFSRTRHCLPSIVTRVAEGREVAKREHNAPLSQALKIIMNAFYGVLGSSGCRFFDPRLASSITLRGHEIMARTRQLIEAQGHQVIYGDTDSTFVWLGSLHDEEQAALIGRALVAHVNQWWREHLQQEYGLESALELQFETHYKRFLMPTIRGAEEGSKKRYAGLVQRADGRQEMVYKGLETVRTDWSPLAREFQQELYRRIFHRQPYQGYVRDYVQRTLAGQLDDLLIYRKRLRRPLDDYERNVPPHVRAARLADDYNREQGRPLQYQNGGWISYVITLAGPEPLENRRAAIDYEHYLTRQLQPVADAILPFVQDDFSTLVGGQMGLF
- a CDS encoding amidohydrolase, producing MQPQAIADLILFNGRLHTVDRAKPRASAVAIKDGRFIAVGNDAQAMALRGAGTQVIDLMGRTVIPGLNDSHLHLIRGGLNYNLELRWEGVPSLADALRLLKEQALRTPAPQWVRVVGGWNEFQFAEKRMPTLEELNQAAPDTPVFVLHLYDRALLNRAALRVVGYDRNTPNPPGGEIVRDGNGNPTGMLIARPNAMILYATLAKGPKLPLEYQVNSTRQFMRELNRLGVTSAIDAGGGFQNYPDDYQVINQLAAQQQLTVRIAYNLFTQKPKEELADFKHWTSSVTYGQGDDFLRHNGAGEMLVFSAADFEDFLEPRPDLPQTMEQELEPVVRHLVEQRWPFRLHATYDESISRMLDVFEKVDRNIPFNGLPWFFDHAETISPKNIERVRALGGGIAIQDRMAFQGEYFVERYGAKAAEMTPPIQRMLAEGVPVGAGTDATRVSSYNPWTSLYWMVSGRTVGGIELYPQGLSRDTALELYTHGSAWFSSEQGKKGQIRVGQLADLVALSADYFSVEEEAIKWIESLLTVVDGKVVHAAGDFVKLAPPSLPVTPDWSPVAKVPGHWKPNAPLQNQVHQCSGPCAVHAHGHQKARLSNVPVSDFQGFWGAFGCSCFAF
- a CDS encoding antibiotic biosynthesis monooxygenase — its product is MNIELTDGVVTLLVRHRIKQGQEQAYETWLRQIIAKARSYPGHLGIDVVRGHSGGLGLFTSVLRFASTEQLQHWLDSADRRELVQQAQHLLADGDQTEINAEREFWFTPQDSAAPTPPPRWKQACVTFLVILPLSFLVPQLWKPVFAQLPWLGGYVPATVLITLSIVLLVVYVFMPRVTRLFRRWLQPRSAT
- a CDS encoding LysR family transcriptional regulator; the encoded protein is MDRIQCMRAFVVTVDENGFAAAARAMDVPRSKVSKQIQALEEAIGVQLLQRTTRSLHLTEAGAEYYENAREVLAALDEAEQRARDGIAELRGVLRVNAPMSFGLRRLGPLVPLFHEQHPLIELQLVLSDQQVDPVRGGFDVTLRIASLPDSSMVARQLAPAPRIMVASPAYLARAGTPLQPKDLSSHQCLNYGYLQSGVSLQLSNGSDTQRVHVTGPLHANNGDLLAQAAEAGMGIALLPDFIVEEALAAGRLVPVLCEWQAPPISVNVVYPSARRVPQKTRVFIDFLVGHLTKKISD
- a CDS encoding alpha/beta fold hydrolase, giving the protein MSTFITRDGTELYYKDWGSGQPVVFSHGWPLSADSWESQMLFLADHGYRVIAHDRRGHGRSSQPWHGNDMDTYADDLAQLIEHLDLQDAVLLGFSTGGGEVARYIGRHGTGRLAKAGLISAVPPLMLKTEANPGGLPLEVFDGIRAGAVADRSQLYKDIASGPFFGFNRPGAKVSQGMIDSFWLQGMQAGHKNAYDCIKAFSETDFTEDLKRFDIPTLVVHGDDDQIVPIDAAGRASAKLIANARLLVYPGAPHGLTDTHKERLNQDLLRFIQQP
- a CDS encoding calcium-binding protein — translated: MAIINGTNGADTLTGTDGYDEINALGGNDVIKGSPGADKIDGGAGFDTIDYSASSAGVNVEVRFGTGPAGKGGDAEGSTLTSIENVIGSAFNDILTSGPDHTATAIRLEGGAGDDIYYINTSVTPTIVEQAGGGNDEVRVSVINPSGTILAANIERLTYIGSQNFIGYGNDSDNIITGGSGNDTLYGGAGADQFFGGAGLDIAGYTDSKAGVTVNLKTGVNTGIAAGDTYTDIETIKGSNYNDTFVGNGLGMNFDGGAGVDTVDYSTSSAGVNVEVRFGTGAAGKGGDAEGTTLTSIENVIGSAFNDILTSGPDHTATAIRLEGGAGDDIYYINTSVTPTIVEQAGGGNDEVRVSVINPSGTILAANVERLTYIGSQNFIGYGNDSDNIITGGSGNDTLYGGAGADQFFGGAGLDIAGYTDSKAGVTVNLKTGVNTGIAAGDTYTDIETIKGSNYNDTFVGNGLGMNFDGGAGVDTVDYSTSSAGVNVEVRFGTGAAGKGGDAEGTTLTSIENVIGSAFNDILTSGSDHTATAIRLEGGAGDDIYYISNGITPTIVEQAGGGNDEMRVTVVNPSHTYMAANIERLTFIGNGAFTGWGNDLDNIITGGSGNDTLYGGAGADQFFGGAGYDTVGYLDSKVSMTLNLKTGVHSGIAAGDTYTDIEAIRGSNLNDIFYGGTSAMGLDGAAGQDLVSYELSDSAVTIDLYTGVNTGDAQGDTYTNIEIVQGSNFNDTLSGSRLSDILIGGKGADLIDGREGQDSVWYVTSTTGVTINLQTNVNQGGDAEGDVLRNIERVVGSHYNDSLTGDASVNYLEGGLGDDVLYGGDGNDYLYGGLISQIGPFSLDGLTNGPQADTLYGGNGNDTIVTASNDQGSRAYGEAGGDVITVVHGMADGGEGNDLLTGTGLGFSLFGGAGDDKLVLRASGWANGGEGDDTYTIDTRALVTIQDDGVSRGDKLVLSTLYSNDLLADRVGDDLYLHQSRVASGQTPQEGVCLKGWFAGYDTIEQIQTADGQLINLPANSDAFALFG
- a CDS encoding methyltransferase family protein, with product MKISPQLAASSLLGALAYLGLAIWGLGGFAAFFGHPQLTLIALATLLMVVASLSSEVNLSSGVREDQGNRWVLPVFGVIGLLSGFVPAYSDRMDFCTFGGEGLRWLGALLFILGGVLRLWPVFILGRRFSGLVAIQPGHQLVVDGLYRHLRNPSYLGLLVNALGWALAFRSGLGLLLAALTLIPLIARIHAEEALLLEHFGQAYEDYCARSWRLLPGVY
- a CDS encoding hydrolase — its product is MSIRELLNPANSALILIDHQPQMAFGVQSIDRQTLKNNTVALAKAAKIFNVPSILTSVETQSFSGYIWPELLAVFPGQQPIERTSMNSWEDRKLVEAVKATGRKKLVMAALWTEVCLTFPALEALAEGYEVYIVTDASGGTSQEAHDMAVQRMIQAGAVPVTWQQVLLEYQRDWAHKDTYDAVMGLVLEHSGAYGMGVDYAYSMVHKAPQRQL